Proteins encoded together in one Rhipicephalus sanguineus isolate Rsan-2018 chromosome 9, BIME_Rsan_1.4, whole genome shotgun sequence window:
- the LOC119404824 gene encoding uncharacterized protein LOC119404824 isoform X2 codes for MGITRTTRTFKKGSVEGLDMTSQSDFGSSEFRCGPCEHSVPSLRLKSIALADVRRFDASGEQKVFPYENRYCEPYQPHACSPPSDKDMRRYSQSEASRSYARSTAGGVWYLRDSAPVDVNCGLFSPPSRHAELCSGDLDSEPFDACGETERLMKIQYMAEELVARETAVAANYQDADLKEVDAGACCPTPEQPSPAKSPFPSMASLSLKSLVESSLMPLAEAADTSVRASVQETGVSSATTSADASKKQPTTESAGASSPPTSDGFDVASGSNGSPRGHSSSAAATQSCGRRKKAVPRKSPTADDPNFKGAVVHMRLEMVNGEPKLKMEHYYNFRQTVRVLRHEANTAMERRRRRHAVM; via the coding sequence ATGGGAATCACTCGTACAACTCGAACCTTCAAAAAAGGGAGTGTCGAAGGACTAGACATGACTTCGCAAAGTGACTTCGGCTCCTCGGAGTTCCGTTGCGGCCCCTGTGAGCACTCGGTGCCTTCGCTGCGTCTCAAGTCAATCGCTCTGGCTGACGTGCGGCGCTTCGACGCCTCCGGCGAACAGAAGGTCTTTCCGTACGAAAACCGTTATTGCGAACCGTACCAGCCGCACGCCTGCAGCCCACCGTCTGACAAGGATATGCGGCGTTATTCTCAGAGCGAGGCAAGCCGTTCTTACGCGAGGAGTACCGCGGGCGGTGTCTGGTACCTAAGGGACAGCGCACCGGTCGACGTCAACTGCGGACTTTTCTCTCCGCCGTCGCGGCACGCGGAGTTGTGTTCCGGAGACCTAGACTCGGAACCTTTCGACGCCTGCGGTGAGACGGAAAGGCTTATGAAGATTCAGTACATGGCTGAAGAGCTGGTGGCCCGCGAGACGGCCGTAGCTGCCAATTACCAAGACGCCGACTTGAAAGAAGTCGACGCTGGAGCTTGCTGCCCGACTCCAGAGCAACCGAGTCCGGCCAAGTCGCCGTTCCCGTCGATGGCCTCGCTGAGCTTGAAGTCCCTGGTGGAGTCGTCGCTTATGCCCCTGGCCGAAGCCGCGGACACTTCCGTTCGTGCGTCCGTCCAGGAGACCGGCGTGTCTTCCGCCACGACCTCAGCGGATGCTTCGAAGAAGCAGCCGACGACTGAATCCGCCGGGGCGTCGTCGCCTCCTACGTCTGACGGATTCGACGTCGCCAGTGGCTCGAATGGTTCTCCCAGAGGACATTCCTCGAGTGCTGCGGCGACTCAGAGCTGCGGTCGTCGAAAGAAGGCGGTTCCGCGAAAGAGTCCCACGGCCGACGACCCCAACTTCAAGGGCGCCGTGGTTCACATGCGGCTCGAGATGGTCAACGGAGAGCCCAAGCTCAAGATGGAGCATTACTACAA